A genomic stretch from Chitinophagaceae bacterium includes:
- a CDS encoding PDZ domain-containing protein — protein sequence MKRISLYALALVAATQVLTVTASAQDKKVKEKIEKKEQIIIRKKGDRTEKTTIVIEGDKITVNGKPVTKDDKDIIIERFDGDGAFIMRMPKVPGMKSYPKMYRFEGPEWNQEFMKEFKFDMKGGAFLGVITNENDKGAAIDEVQKETAAEKAGLQKGDIITKVGDKKIDGPDDLVEAITAKKPNDEVEITYLRDGKEKKAKVKLGESKFPGEMFQHQMELKNELFKEKQRVFKDRQFEFQYRMPQEFKHFEGDMLLMHNRPQLGATIQDTEEGTGVKVLEVDKDSPADKGGLQKDDVITEINGKKVENVGNAREALREKNEKNIWNLKVTRGGNPVNIEVKIPKKLNKADL from the coding sequence ATGAAAAGAATTTCTCTGTACGCATTGGCCTTGGTAGCTGCTACCCAGGTTCTTACCGTTACTGCATCTGCGCAGGATAAAAAAGTAAAAGAAAAAATCGAAAAGAAAGAGCAGATCATCATCCGCAAAAAAGGCGATAGAACTGAAAAAACAACCATCGTTATTGAAGGCGATAAAATAACGGTGAATGGAAAGCCTGTTACTAAAGATGATAAGGATATAATTATCGAACGCTTTGATGGCGATGGTGCCTTTATCATGCGTATGCCAAAGGTTCCCGGCATGAAGAGTTATCCTAAAATGTATCGTTTTGAAGGACCTGAATGGAACCAGGAATTTATGAAGGAATTCAAATTTGATATGAAGGGCGGCGCTTTTCTGGGCGTAATAACTAATGAAAATGATAAAGGTGCAGCTATTGACGAAGTGCAAAAAGAAACAGCAGCTGAAAAAGCAGGCCTGCAAAAAGGCGATATCATTACGAAAGTGGGAGATAAGAAAATCGATGGGCCTGATGACCTGGTTGAAGCTATTACAGCTAAAAAACCAAATGATGAAGTAGAGATAACTTATCTGCGTGATGGGAAAGAAAAGAAAGCAAAAGTAAAACTGGGTGAAAGTAAATTTCCCGGTGAAATGTTTCAGCACCAAATGGAGCTGAAGAATGAATTGTTTAAAGAGAAACAAAGAGTTTTCAAGGACAGGCAATTCGAATTTCAGTACAGAATGCCGCAGGAATTTAAACATTTTGAAGGCGATATGCTGCTCATGCATAACCGTCCGCAACTGGGAGCTACTATACAGGATACGGAAGAAGGAACCGGAGTGAAAGTGCTGGAAGTTGATAAAGATTCTCCTGCTGATAAAGGTGGTTTACAGAAGGACGATGTGATCACTGAAATCAATGGGAAAAAAGTGGAGAATGTGGGTAATGCCCGTGAAGCACTCCGTGAAAAGAACGAAAAAAATATATGGAACCTGAAAGTAACCCGTGGTGGAAACCCTGTAAATATTGAAGTAAAGATCCCGAAGAAATTAAATAAAGCCGATCTGTAA